Below is a genomic region from Pseudomonas berkeleyensis.
CTGAGTGTCGACCGGCACCGGCGTGCGCAGGTGCGTGGCGATGAGCCGCTCGAATCACTGGGGCATGATGAACTCGACGACGCGTGCGATCCGCAGGCTCAGGCCAGTCACGCGCAGCAGCTGCGGTTGCTGAGGCAGGCACTGGACGAGCTGTCACCGGTTTGTCGTCAGGCATTTCTGTTGCGCAAGATGGAAGGTTGTTCCCATGCCGAGATCGCCGAGCGCATGGGCATCTCTCGCGACATGGTGGAGAAGCACATCGTCAATGCCATGAAGCATTGCCGTATACGCCTGCGCCAGTGGGCGGGGTGAGATCGGACTGTCGATCAAGTATCAATAATGAGAATGATTATAAATTTCTGAGCGACTGCCTCGTCTTTTCTTCAAGACCGCAGCCTCACGCCTTCTGGCCGAGCAAGCGGACTACCCCAGGCAAGCCTATGGCTTGTTCGTGGCAAACGGCTAAAGGACACAGGCATCATGACTCAGTTGATCGTTCCGACCTACGACGTGCTCGGCATCGGCTTCGGCCCCTCCAACCTGGCACTGGCTATTGCCCTGCAGGAGCAGGCCGAGCGGGAAGGGCGTGCTTACCACGCGCTGTTCCTCGACCGGCAGCAGGATTACCGCTGGCACGGCAATACCCTGGTGAGCCAGAGTGAATTGCAGATTTCCTTCCTCAAGGATCTGGTGACGCTGCGCAACCCCAGCAGCCCCTACAGCTTCGTCAACTACCTGCATGCGCAGGGGCGTTTGGTCGATTTCATCAACCTCGGAACCTTCTACCCGTGCCGGTTGGAGTACA
It encodes:
- a CDS encoding sigma-70 family RNA polymerase sigma factor; amino-acid sequence: MIQHYQELIRYLSRTLGDRQAAADLAQESFLRLLERKTMDVIEQPRAFLFRTAINLSVDRHRRAQVRGDEPLESLGHDELDDACDPQAQASHAQQLRLLRQALDELSPVCRQAFLLRKMEGCSHAEIAERMGISRDMVEKHIVNAMKHCRIRLRQWAG